From Pseudarthrobacter equi, a single genomic window includes:
- a CDS encoding TetR/AcrR family transcriptional regulator, giving the protein MPAVPAAQQRPATDGGVRRRRAGRPSSAVLDKAGITAAALELVGRKGYDGLTMAALAKLLEVAPSALYNHVSSKQDVLLLVEDHLMSLVDVSSFGAAPWDDAVRTWAWSYRNVFAEHTPLIPVIAVLPVTDAPQTLAMYETVSKGFLDAGFPQERIISAIVALESFIFGSAYDVTAPEDIFDPGTMAESTPYFTAAVRGAAGTALRGYTQAPEGTEAAADPLRAADAAFTLGLDALVAGLGGLRKAD; this is encoded by the coding sequence TTGCCGGCAGTACCAGCAGCACAGCAACGTCCGGCTACCGACGGCGGGGTCCGGAGAAGGCGCGCCGGACGGCCTTCCTCGGCGGTACTGGACAAGGCAGGCATCACCGCGGCGGCCCTGGAGCTCGTGGGCAGGAAGGGGTACGACGGCCTGACCATGGCCGCCCTGGCCAAACTCCTCGAGGTGGCACCCTCAGCCCTCTACAACCACGTGTCGTCGAAGCAGGACGTCCTGCTGCTGGTGGAAGACCACCTGATGTCCCTGGTGGATGTATCCTCCTTTGGCGCCGCCCCCTGGGATGACGCGGTCCGGACGTGGGCCTGGAGCTACCGCAATGTCTTCGCCGAGCACACGCCGCTGATTCCGGTCATCGCCGTACTGCCGGTTACCGACGCGCCCCAGACGCTGGCCATGTACGAGACGGTCAGCAAGGGATTCCTCGACGCCGGCTTCCCCCAGGAGCGGATCATCTCCGCCATCGTGGCGCTGGAGTCGTTCATTTTTGGCTCCGCGTACGACGTCACCGCGCCGGAAGACATCTTCGATCCCGGCACCATGGCCGAATCCACGCCGTACTTCACCGCTGCCGTCCGCGGGGCTGCGGGCACCGCACTCCGCGGATACACCCAAGCTCCGGAGGGCACCGAAGCGGCCGCGGACCCCCTCCGCGCCGCCGACGCCGCCTTCACGCTGGGCCTCGATGCCCTGGTGGCCGGGCTGGGTGGACTTCGGAAGGCGGACTGA
- a CDS encoding L-talarate/galactarate dehydratase: MSTVDLIRHVKLSTARLPLAVPISDAKVFTGRQKPMTEVVFLFAEITTELGHSGIGFSYSKRAGGPAQYAHAKEVAEGIIGEDPNDIAKIYTKLLWAGASVGRSGVATQALAAIDIALYDLKAKRAGLPLAKFLGSYRDSVQTYNTSGGFLNASLDEVKARATQSIEEGIGGIKIKVGLPDSAEDLRRVAGIREHIGWDVPLMVDANQQWDRATALRMGRRLEEFNLIWIEEPLDAYDFEGHAHLAHVLDTPIATGEMLASVAEHKGLIAANGCDIIQPDAPRVGGITQFLRLAALADERGLGLAPHFAMEIHLHLAAAYPREPWVEHFGWLDPLFNERLETKDGRMIVPDRPGLGVTLSDQARAWTTDSVEFGA; encoded by the coding sequence ATGAGCACCGTCGACCTGATCCGGCACGTCAAGCTGTCCACCGCCCGCCTCCCCCTCGCCGTTCCCATCAGCGACGCCAAGGTGTTCACCGGCCGGCAGAAGCCCATGACCGAGGTGGTCTTCCTCTTCGCCGAAATCACCACCGAACTGGGCCACTCCGGCATCGGCTTCAGCTACTCCAAGCGCGCCGGCGGCCCTGCCCAGTACGCCCATGCCAAAGAGGTGGCCGAGGGCATCATTGGCGAGGACCCCAACGACATCGCCAAGATCTACACCAAGCTCCTGTGGGCCGGCGCCTCGGTGGGCCGCTCCGGCGTCGCCACCCAGGCCCTGGCCGCCATCGACATCGCCCTTTATGACCTCAAGGCCAAGCGCGCCGGCCTCCCCCTCGCCAAGTTCCTGGGCTCCTACCGCGACTCCGTACAGACCTACAACACCTCCGGCGGCTTCCTCAACGCCTCCCTGGACGAGGTCAAGGCACGCGCCACCCAGTCCATCGAGGAGGGCATTGGCGGCATCAAGATCAAGGTGGGCCTGCCGGATTCGGCCGAGGACCTGCGCCGCGTGGCCGGCATCCGCGAACACATCGGCTGGGACGTTCCGCTGATGGTGGACGCCAACCAGCAGTGGGACCGGGCCACAGCCCTGCGCATGGGCCGCCGCCTCGAGGAGTTCAACCTCATCTGGATCGAAGAGCCGCTGGATGCCTACGACTTCGAAGGCCACGCGCACCTGGCGCATGTCCTGGACACCCCCATCGCCACCGGTGAAATGCTGGCCTCCGTGGCCGAGCACAAGGGCCTCATCGCCGCCAACGGCTGCGACATCATCCAGCCTGATGCCCCGCGCGTCGGCGGCATCACCCAGTTCCTCCGCCTCGCCGCCCTCGCGGACGAACGCGGCCTGGGCCTGGCCCCGCACTTCGCCATGGAAATCCACCTGCACCTCGCCGCGGCCTACCCCCGCGAGCCGTGGGTGGAGCACTTCGGCTGGCTGGACCCGCTGTTCAACGAGCGCCTCGAAACCAAGGACGGCCGCATGATCGTTCCGGACCGCCCGGGCCTCGGCGTCACGCTCAGCGACCAGGCCCGCGCCTGGACCACCGATTCCGTGGAGTTCGGCGCATAA
- a CDS encoding flavin monoamine oxidase family protein, with translation MNAIHLVVSITRDRREDIMLNLNRDVVVVGAGPSGLTAARELKKAGLSVAVLEARDRVGGRTWTGTVDGAMLEIGGQWVSPDQEALLELLEELNLETYPRYRDGESVYIGADGVPVRYTGDSFPVDPETAVEMDRLVAILDKLAAEIGPAEPWAHPKARELDTISFHHWLRQNSASEEACKNIGLFIAGGMLTKPAHSFSALQAVLMAASAGSFTNLTDEDFILDRRVVGGMQQVSQLLAQDLGDDVVLNSPVRTVNWEPDAEGGHRVAVESDRATVNARFVIMAVPPNLYSRVSFNPPLPRRQHQMHQHQSLGLVIKVHAVYATPFWRDKGLSGTGFGADALVQEVYDNTNHADARGTLVGFVSDEKADAVFELSAEERRKAILASVAGYLGDEALTPEVYYESDWGSEEWTRGAYAASYDLGGLHRYGKDQHAPVGPIYWSSSDLAAEGYQHVDGAIRMGRRTAERIAEVARVSVPAGA, from the coding sequence ATGAATGCCATTCATTTAGTGGTTTCCATCACCCGGGACCGCAGAGAGGACATCATGCTGAACCTGAACCGCGACGTCGTCGTCGTAGGAGCCGGGCCGTCCGGACTCACGGCCGCCCGCGAACTGAAGAAGGCCGGCCTCAGCGTCGCCGTACTCGAGGCCCGTGACCGGGTGGGCGGGCGCACGTGGACCGGAACTGTGGACGGCGCCATGCTGGAAATCGGCGGCCAGTGGGTCTCCCCGGACCAGGAAGCGCTCCTGGAACTGCTCGAGGAACTGAACCTGGAGACCTACCCGCGCTACCGCGACGGTGAGTCCGTCTACATCGGCGCCGACGGCGTCCCCGTGCGCTACACCGGCGACTCGTTCCCCGTGGACCCGGAAACCGCCGTCGAAATGGACCGCCTGGTGGCCATCCTGGATAAGCTCGCGGCTGAGATTGGGCCCGCCGAGCCATGGGCGCACCCGAAGGCCCGGGAACTGGACACCATCTCGTTCCATCACTGGCTGCGGCAGAACTCGGCCAGCGAGGAAGCCTGCAAGAACATCGGCCTGTTCATCGCCGGCGGCATGCTCACCAAGCCCGCGCACTCCTTCTCGGCCCTGCAGGCCGTCCTCATGGCAGCGTCCGCGGGCTCCTTCACCAACCTCACGGACGAGGACTTTATCCTGGACCGCCGCGTGGTGGGCGGCATGCAGCAGGTTTCGCAGCTGCTGGCGCAGGACCTCGGCGACGACGTCGTGCTTAATTCCCCGGTGCGCACCGTCAACTGGGAGCCCGACGCCGAGGGCGGGCACCGCGTGGCCGTTGAATCAGACCGCGCCACCGTCAACGCCCGCTTCGTCATCATGGCCGTCCCGCCCAACCTGTACTCCCGCGTCTCGTTCAACCCGCCGCTGCCGCGCCGCCAGCACCAGATGCACCAGCACCAATCCCTGGGCCTGGTCATCAAGGTCCACGCCGTGTACGCCACGCCGTTCTGGCGTGACAAGGGGCTCTCGGGCACCGGCTTCGGCGCTGATGCCCTGGTCCAGGAGGTCTACGACAACACCAACCACGCCGATGCCCGCGGTACCCTGGTGGGCTTCGTGTCCGATGAGAAGGCTGACGCCGTCTTCGAGTTGAGTGCCGAAGAGCGCAGGAAGGCGATCCTTGCGTCCGTCGCCGGTTACCTCGGCGACGAAGCTCTCACTCCCGAGGTGTACTACGAATCCGACTGGGGCTCCGAGGAGTGGACCCGCGGCGCCTACGCTGCCAGCTACGATCTCGGCGGCCTGCACCGGTACGGGAAGGACCAGCACGCC